The Coffea arabica cultivar ET-39 chromosome 9e, Coffea Arabica ET-39 HiFi, whole genome shotgun sequence genome has a window encoding:
- the LOC140014610 gene encoding uncharacterized protein gives MAPYEALYGRKCRSPLYWDEVGEKKVLDLTVIPWMEDAQEKVKLIRQRLQTAQSRQKIYADNRRKDLEFEVGDRVFLKITPLRRVTMGRGKKLQPRFVGPCTILQRVGQVAYRLKLPPSLSRIHDVFHVSMLKKYYPDPTHIVQPEEIEIDEALTDEERPVRVLDRKVRELRSKQIPLVKILWKNHGVEEATWEMEDDMEKKYPELFVNRGEKFQG, from the coding sequence ATGGCACCGTATGAGGCTCTTTATGGACGAAAGTGTCGGTCTCCGCTATACTGGGATGAGGTAGGAGAAAAGAAAGTCTTGGACCTAACAGTTATcccttggatggaggatgcccaagaaaaggtcaagttgatccGTCAGAGACTCCAAACTGCTCAAAGTCGCCAAAAGATCTATGcggacaatcgaagaaaagacttggagtttgaagttggagatcgtGTTTTTCTTAAAATCACACCACTACGAAGAGTTACgatgggtagaggaaagaaacttcaaccaagaTTCGTAGGACCTTGTACGATACTCCAACGAGTTGGGCAAGTTGCATACCGGCTCAAGTTGCCGCCAAGCTTGTCCCGAATACACGATGTCTTCCACGTGTCaatgcttaagaaatactaCCCTGACCCGACTCATATTGtacaaccagaggagattgAGATAGATGAAGCCCTTACCGACGAAGAAAGACCTGTACGTGTGCTAGATCGAAAGGTGAGGGAGCTGAGGAGTAAGCAAATTCCCTTAGTGAAAATCCTATGGAAGAACCACGGAGTTGAAGAGGcgacctgggagatggaagacgATAtggaaaagaaataccctgaactgttTGTGAATCGAGGCGAGAAATTTCAAGGATGA